The proteins below come from a single Ruegeria sp. SCSIO 43209 genomic window:
- the betC gene encoding choline-sulfatase, which produces MTKPNILILMVDQLNGTLFPDGPAEWLHAPNLKKLAARSTRFANAYTASPLCAPGRASFMSGQLPSRTGVYDNAAEFSSDIPTYAHHLRRAGYYTCLSGKMHFVGPDQLHGFEDRLTTDIYPADFGWTPDYRKPGERIDWWYHNMGSVTGAGIAEISNQMEYDDEVAYNAKAKLYDLARGKDDRPWCVTVSFTHPHDPYVARRKYWDLYEDCEHLEPQIADLGYDNQDPHSKRIFDANDWRSFDITTEDIRKSRRAYFANISYLDDKIGEILEVLETTRQEAIILFVSDHGDMLGERGLWFKMTFFEGSSRVPLMISAPDLPVGRIDTPVSTIDVTPTLGTLAGVDMAEISPWTDGEDLVPLAKGTDRTAPVAMEYAAEASYAPLVSLRYGKWKYNRCTLDPDQLFDLEADPHEMENLAGLPEHAGTLQTLRAKSEARWDLDRFDADVRASQARRWVVYEALRQGGYYPWDYQPLQKASERYMRNHMDLNDVEDSQRYPRGE; this is translated from the coding sequence ATGACAAAGCCGAATATTCTGATCCTGATGGTGGATCAGCTCAACGGGACCCTCTTCCCCGACGGTCCTGCAGAATGGTTGCATGCGCCGAACCTGAAGAAGCTGGCGGCAAGATCAACGCGTTTCGCAAATGCATACACTGCTTCGCCGCTCTGTGCTCCGGGACGTGCGAGCTTTATGTCGGGTCAACTGCCATCGCGCACTGGCGTCTATGACAACGCCGCCGAGTTCAGCAGCGATATCCCGACCTATGCCCACCACCTTCGTCGTGCAGGATATTACACCTGCTTGTCCGGCAAGATGCACTTTGTTGGCCCAGACCAGTTGCACGGGTTCGAAGATCGTCTGACTACTGATATCTACCCGGCAGATTTCGGTTGGACGCCGGATTATCGTAAACCCGGTGAGCGCATCGACTGGTGGTATCACAATATGGGCTCGGTCACTGGGGCAGGCATTGCCGAGATTTCCAACCAGATGGAATATGATGACGAGGTCGCTTATAACGCCAAGGCCAAGCTATATGACCTTGCACGCGGCAAGGATGATCGCCCCTGGTGTGTGACCGTCAGCTTCACGCACCCACACGATCCTTACGTGGCGCGACGCAAGTACTGGGATCTGTATGAAGACTGTGAGCATCTTGAGCCACAGATCGCGGATCTGGGATATGACAATCAGGACCCGCATTCCAAACGTATTTTCGATGCCAATGACTGGCGCAGCTTCGACATAACGACCGAGGATATTCGCAAATCCCGTCGCGCCTATTTCGCCAATATCTCATATCTGGATGACAAGATCGGTGAGATACTGGAGGTTCTGGAAACGACGCGTCAAGAGGCGATCATACTGTTCGTGTCCGACCACGGCGACATGCTGGGTGAGCGCGGGTTGTGGTTCAAGATGACTTTCTTCGAAGGCTCTTCCCGCGTGCCGCTCATGATTTCGGCCCCCGATCTTCCAGTTGGTCGCATCGATACACCAGTTTCGACGATCGACGTGACACCGACGCTTGGTACGTTGGCGGGCGTCGATATGGCTGAAATCTCACCTTGGACGGATGGTGAGGATCTTGTGCCTTTGGCAAAGGGCACAGACCGAACCGCGCCGGTTGCAATGGAATATGCCGCCGAGGCCTCATACGCTCCTTTAGTCTCTTTGCGTTATGGCAAGTGGAAATACAATCGCTGTACATTGGACCCCGATCAACTGTTCGATCTCGAGGCTGATCCGCATGAGATGGAAAATCTCGCTGGCCTGCCCGAACATGCAGGCACCTTGCAAACACTGCGTGCTAAATCCGAGGCGCGATGGGATTTGGATCGCTTTGATGCCGATGTGAGGGCCAGCCAAGCCCGGCGCTGGGTGGTTTACGAGGCATTACGGCAGGGTGGCTATTATCCTTGGGATTACCAGCCTCTTCAGAAAGCGTCTGAACGGTACATGCGCAATCATATGGACCTGAACGATGTCGAGGATAGCCAGCGTTATCCGCGTGGCGAGTAA
- the betI gene encoding transcriptional regulator BetI, translating into MPKLGMEPIRRDAIVKATIAELGAQKSLDVTVSQIAKRAGMSSALAHHYFGGKEQIFLAAMRRILTDFGSEARAQLSTADPEERAQAIIRACFAPSCFTPDVIAAWMTFYVLAQTNDDALRLWQIYQARIRSNLIHALRPHMSDPSEAAEGMIALIDGLYIHSALNSPQEPQRAVTHALRVLRVFLEAEK; encoded by the coding sequence ATGCCAAAACTCGGAATGGAGCCGATCCGGCGGGACGCGATCGTCAAGGCGACGATCGCCGAGCTTGGCGCGCAAAAATCCCTTGATGTCACCGTTAGCCAGATCGCCAAACGCGCAGGGATGTCCAGTGCATTGGCGCATCATTACTTTGGGGGCAAAGAACAGATATTCCTAGCCGCGATGCGGCGTATCCTGACGGATTTTGGATCTGAAGCGCGCGCACAACTCAGCACGGCAGATCCGGAAGAGCGCGCACAGGCCATCATTCGTGCCTGTTTCGCGCCATCATGTTTCACACCGGATGTTATCGCAGCTTGGATGACTTTTTATGTTTTGGCGCAAACCAACGATGATGCGCTGAGGCTCTGGCAAATCTATCAGGCGCGCATCCGCTCGAACCTGATCCATGCGTTGCGTCCACATATGAGTGACCCGAGCGAGGCTGCCGAAGGTATGATCGCGCTGATCGATGGGTTGTACATCCACTCTGCACTGAATTCCCCACAAGAGCCGCAGCGGGCAGTCACCCATGCGCTGCGGGTACTGAGAGTTTTCCTAGAGGCCGAAAAATGA
- a CDS encoding DMT family transporter has product MTSPNDQHRPLVGMFWMLAAGLSFVGMNALVKVLGTSMNPIQAAFLRYVLGLVFLLPAIRAILGTPLTPRNLTLFGLRGMVHAIAVMLWFFAMTRIPLAEVTAMNYMTPIYVTVGAALFLGEKLAFRRIAAIGVAVIGVVIILRPGFREILPGHIAMLGAALALGGSYLLAKVMVRDIRPSAVVAHLSIWVTIALIPFAVAVWEPPSLRDLGILFIVASFATAGHYFMTLALQAAPVAVTQPVTFLQLIWATLLGALAFHERIDIWVIAGGTLILAAVSFITWREAVLSRGGTPPQGSETPPAKPRTVID; this is encoded by the coding sequence ATGACCTCACCTAATGATCAGCACCGCCCGCTTGTTGGCATGTTTTGGATGCTTGCGGCCGGGCTGTCCTTTGTGGGCATGAATGCGCTGGTGAAGGTGCTGGGAACCAGCATGAACCCCATTCAAGCGGCATTCTTGCGCTATGTCCTGGGGCTGGTGTTTCTTTTGCCCGCAATCCGGGCGATCCTCGGAACTCCATTGACCCCGCGCAATCTAACGCTGTTTGGACTACGCGGAATGGTCCACGCCATCGCCGTCATGCTTTGGTTTTTTGCGATGACGCGCATCCCCCTCGCCGAGGTGACCGCGATGAATTACATGACACCTATCTACGTCACGGTGGGTGCGGCACTGTTCTTGGGTGAAAAGCTAGCTTTTCGTCGTATCGCCGCGATTGGGGTTGCTGTGATTGGAGTAGTGATCATCCTGCGCCCGGGCTTTCGCGAAATTTTGCCCGGCCACATAGCGATGCTGGGGGCTGCACTAGCGCTTGGTGGTTCCTATCTGCTGGCCAAAGTGATGGTCCGTGATATCCGTCCCTCAGCCGTTGTTGCCCATCTTTCGATATGGGTCACCATCGCGCTTATCCCTTTCGCCGTCGCGGTTTGGGAGCCGCCCAGCCTGCGCGATCTTGGTATACTTTTCATCGTCGCCAGCTTTGCGACTGCGGGGCACTATTTCATGACGCTTGCATTGCAGGCTGCCCCGGTGGCCGTGACCCAGCCGGTGACGTTCCTGCAGCTGATCTGGGCCACTTTGCTCGGCGCTTTGGCCTTCCATGAACGCATCGACATCTGGGTAATTGCAGGAGGCACTCTGATCCTGGCTGCCGTCAGCTTCATCACCTGGCGTGAAGCCGTGCTGAGCCGTGGCGGCACACCGCCGCAAGGTTCTGAGACCCCACCGGCGAAACCAAGAACCGTTATTGATTGA
- a CDS encoding LysE/ArgO family amino acid transporter — MFPSMIAGFALSFSLILAIGAQNAFVLRQGLRREHVFALCLTCAVSDAILIGAGVAGFGTLAQAAPWFETVMRYGGAVFLIWYALRSFGSAWQGGAVMDTATGQHTSLRAAMLTVLAFTWLNPHVYLDTVVLIGSISAQYSDRMGFAIGAMTSSFVFFFSLGYGARVLSPIFARPRAWQILDFIIGIVMLMIALKLVIM, encoded by the coding sequence ATGTTCCCATCAATGATTGCCGGGTTTGCCCTGAGTTTTAGCCTTATATTGGCGATAGGCGCTCAGAACGCCTTTGTTCTGCGCCAAGGCCTGCGGCGCGAGCACGTCTTTGCACTGTGCCTGACTTGCGCAGTGTCTGACGCGATACTGATCGGGGCGGGTGTTGCAGGGTTCGGCACCCTGGCTCAGGCCGCGCCGTGGTTTGAAACGGTGATGCGCTATGGTGGGGCGGTGTTTCTGATTTGGTACGCCCTACGAAGTTTTGGGTCTGCCTGGCAGGGAGGGGCGGTGATGGATACCGCAACAGGGCAGCACACCAGTCTGCGTGCGGCCATGCTGACCGTGCTGGCCTTCACTTGGCTCAACCCCCATGTATATCTGGATACGGTCGTATTGATCGGGTCGATATCGGCCCAATATTCAGATCGCATGGGGTTTGCGATAGGGGCGATGACTTCGAGTTTCGTTTTCTTCTTTTCGCTCGGCTACGGTGCCAGAGTGCTTTCACCGATTTTTGCACGCCCGCGCGCATGGCAGATTCTTGATTTTATCATCGGAATCGTGATGCTTATGATCGCGTTGAAACTTGTTATCATGTGA
- a CDS encoding LysR family transcriptional regulator ArgP, which produces MLLDPHQLSALAAILRHGSFEAAAAELSVTPSAISQRIKALEDRVGAALIHRGTPCTGTPAGLRIARHAEDIGLLEAKLARELTLDQREGPVRVRVALPADSLATWFIDAMARAEDILFDLVIDDQDHSADWLRRGDVSAAITVGGQNITGCDAIALGTLRYLPTASPGFMQRWFSDGVSANSLAQAPCLTFNRKDNLQKSWIYAQTGSRLSPPSHFLPSTNAFVDAAIAGLGWGMNPESLVRRAIANGQICEVIPDAPLDIELTWQIGRVLAPALAPLTQAVRRAATQQLIAPAAH; this is translated from the coding sequence ATGCTCCTCGACCCTCATCAGCTATCAGCATTGGCGGCGATCTTGCGACACGGCAGCTTTGAGGCCGCAGCCGCAGAGCTATCCGTCACCCCGTCGGCTATTTCGCAGAGGATCAAGGCGTTGGAGGATCGTGTTGGTGCGGCCCTCATTCATCGCGGCACCCCATGCACCGGCACTCCGGCGGGTCTGCGGATCGCCCGTCATGCCGAAGATATCGGTCTGTTGGAGGCAAAGCTGGCGCGAGAGCTGACTTTGGATCAGCGTGAAGGTCCGGTACGGGTTCGCGTCGCGCTACCGGCTGACAGTCTGGCCACATGGTTTATCGACGCGATGGCGCGCGCCGAAGACATACTGTTCGACCTTGTAATTGACGATCAGGACCATTCGGCTGACTGGCTGCGGCGTGGCGACGTAAGTGCGGCGATAACGGTGGGTGGTCAGAACATTACCGGATGCGATGCCATCGCGTTGGGCACTTTGCGCTATTTGCCGACCGCGAGCCCTGGCTTCATGCAGCGGTGGTTTTCTGATGGGGTTTCCGCCAATTCCCTGGCACAGGCCCCCTGCTTGACCTTCAACCGTAAAGATAATCTGCAGAAATCCTGGATATATGCCCAGACAGGCAGCCGTCTTTCGCCACCGTCTCACTTTCTGCCGTCCACAAACGCCTTTGTTGACGCGGCAATCGCCGGTTTAGGATGGGGTATGAACCCCGAAAGCCTTGTAAGAAGAGCGATCGCAAACGGGCAGATTTGTGAAGTAATCCCCGATGCGCCGCTCGATATCGAACTGACCTGGCAGATCGGGCGCGTCCTTGCCCCCGCCCTTGCACCCTTGACCCAAGCGGTACGCCGCGCGGCAACGCAGCAACTGATCGCACCGGCAGCACATTAG
- a CDS encoding MFS transporter: MASKSTDPARRNVPVLASQSILSQVAWTLGSPSIVLPFLAVSLELPMFLAGALVSIRMVGSMISDVFFARSIAAQARKKRGIALTEIGIGGCLLMALLIAATGSVSLTAIAFVIAFFMIGLIEESQSLMLSDLLGDHLKSKSRMVIRYLQLGAGGLCAIGLVLLIHEITKEYPPFSRHSAVIAASVVFFLFSALCILGMAEIAPDESGNGKPKGAGRQSLQNIISGIVSMFEQPWFRRYMALRLPLVVVSLSVPFFALIAAEAHHNSAKGLTAMIISSASGYLVSAPLWQLVNMKSHRTVMVAGNLLVAVTGIVLLAFHYAGIDHEVHLHAIALFVVSVATTGISSARQLYFLDVAPKEQRIQGAAAIKSICRLAAVALSAILAAVAHMHEVAAAIVFIVLASIWAAFSCYRIAKPQKASESQA; encoded by the coding sequence ATGGCGAGTAAATCGACTGATCCGGCCCGACGAAATGTCCCGGTTCTGGCTAGCCAAAGTATCCTTTCCCAGGTGGCGTGGACTTTGGGCAGCCCGTCTATCGTATTGCCATTCCTTGCGGTCTCGCTGGAGTTACCGATGTTCCTTGCCGGTGCATTGGTGTCGATCCGCATGGTTGGCAGCATGATCTCGGACGTGTTTTTCGCCCGCTCCATTGCTGCGCAGGCGCGGAAGAAACGCGGGATTGCCCTGACCGAGATCGGAATTGGCGGTTGCCTTCTGATGGCCCTTTTGATCGCGGCCACCGGCAGTGTCTCATTGACGGCCATTGCCTTTGTGATCGCCTTTTTCATGATTGGGCTTATTGAAGAAAGCCAATCCCTGATGCTGTCTGACTTGTTGGGCGATCATCTGAAATCGAAATCCCGGATGGTTATCCGTTATCTCCAATTGGGCGCGGGAGGTCTTTGTGCCATCGGCTTGGTATTGCTGATACACGAGATCACGAAAGAGTACCCGCCATTCTCGCGGCATTCCGCGGTGATTGCGGCCTCGGTTGTGTTTTTCTTGTTTTCAGCATTATGCATTCTCGGCATGGCCGAGATCGCCCCCGATGAGTCCGGTAATGGAAAACCTAAAGGTGCAGGACGTCAATCGCTGCAGAACATCATCTCCGGCATCGTAAGTATGTTCGAACAGCCATGGTTCCGGCGCTATATGGCTCTGCGGCTTCCTTTGGTTGTCGTGTCGCTGTCGGTTCCGTTTTTTGCGCTCATCGCTGCCGAGGCACATCACAACTCGGCCAAGGGTTTGACGGCCATGATCATCTCATCCGCGTCCGGCTATCTGGTCTCGGCACCCTTGTGGCAACTGGTGAACATGAAATCACACCGTACCGTGATGGTCGCGGGCAACTTGTTGGTCGCAGTGACAGGGATCGTTTTGTTGGCGTTCCACTACGCCGGTATCGATCACGAAGTTCACTTGCACGCGATTGCCCTGTTTGTCGTCTCGGTGGCGACAACCGGAATTTCCAGTGCGCGCCAGCTGTATTTTTTAGATGTTGCGCCCAAGGAACAACGTATTCAGGGCGCAGCAGCCATCAAATCCATCTGCAGACTCGCTGCCGTTGCACTGTCTGCAATTTTGGCTGCGGTTGCACATATGCACGAGGTTGCAGCTGCCATCGTGTTTATCGTGCTGGCCAGCATCTGGGCGGCATTTAGCTGTTACCGCATCGCGAAACCGCAAAAGGCTTCAGAGTCGCAGGCCTAA
- a CDS encoding YebC/PmpR family DNA-binding transcriptional regulator, protein MAGHSKWANIQHRKGRQDAARSKLFSKLSKEITVAAKMGDPDPDKNPRLRLAVKEAKSNSVPKDVIDRAIKKSVAGEGDEYEEIRYEGYGPNGVAVIVETMTDNRNRTASTVRSTFSKNGGNLGETGSVGFMFDRKGEVVYQADAGDADTIFEAAIEAGAEDVESSDDGHIIWCADTDLNDVSNALEEALGESESTKLVWKPTTTTELGLEDMQKLMKLVDALEDDDDVQRVTTNFEATDEVMAQL, encoded by the coding sequence ATGGCAGGCCACTCCAAATGGGCCAATATCCAACACCGCAAGGGACGTCAGGACGCCGCGCGGTCCAAACTGTTTTCCAAGCTGTCGAAAGAGATCACGGTCGCCGCCAAGATGGGCGACCCCGATCCCGACAAGAACCCGCGCCTGCGTCTGGCGGTGAAAGAGGCCAAGTCGAATTCGGTGCCCAAGGACGTGATCGACCGTGCGATCAAGAAGTCCGTAGCAGGCGAGGGCGATGAATACGAAGAAATCCGGTATGAGGGCTATGGTCCCAACGGTGTGGCCGTGATTGTTGAAACGATGACCGATAATCGGAACCGTACCGCCTCGACTGTTCGTTCGACCTTTTCGAAGAATGGTGGAAACTTGGGTGAAACCGGCTCGGTCGGGTTCATGTTCGACCGCAAGGGCGAAGTTGTGTATCAGGCAGACGCAGGCGATGCGGATACGATTTTCGAAGCCGCGATCGAGGCCGGGGCAGAGGATGTCGAAAGCTCGGATGACGGTCACATCATCTGGTGCGCAGATACGGATCTGAACGATGTGTCAAACGCGCTGGAAGAGGCGCTGGGCGAATCCGAATCCACCAAGCTGGTCTGGAAGCCGACAACGACGACCGAGTTGGGTCTGGAAGACATGCAAAAGCTGATGAAATTGGTGGATGCATTGGAAGACGACGACGACGTTCAGCGCGTGACCACTAACTTCGAAGCGACCGACGAGGTTATGGCGCAGCTCTGA
- a CDS encoding SLC13 family permease, translating into MTTDQIILFSLFIAVFGMLLWGRFRYDLVAFTALMIAVTLGVVPVDNAFAGFGHPATIIVALVLVVSAGLVRSGAVFMITRTLVDASRGLGAHIALMGGIGAILSAFMNNVAALALLMPVDIQTARKAGRPVGLSLMPLSFATILGGMATLIGTPPNIIIASIRAETLGEPFHMFDFAPVGGLAAIAGLAFVALIGWRLIPNRGAQEEPSEVLAEYIAELTIPPESPHIGKRVSELYEAAEKSDVAIIGLIRDGKRRYGRSTHATLHEGDALVLEARPEALDEFRAALNLDFSDARRQEVLTAEGEGLEVVEVVVPESARITGRTAQALGLAWRQSTVLMGISRQGRRITSQVRKTEVEPGDILLLLCPRDRAPDVTEWLGCLPLAERGLNVTANEKAWLAIGLFAAAVLAASIGLIYLPIALGFVVVAYVLTKIMPIADIYNHIEWPVVVLLGSMIPLGSALETSGGTELIANALIQLTNGLPAWAILTVLMVVTMTLSDVLNNTATAIVAAPVGIQMARTLQVSPDPFLMTVAVAASAAFLTPIGHKNNTLVLGPGGYRFGDYWRMGLPLEILIIAVSIPAILVFWPL; encoded by the coding sequence ATGACGACAGATCAGATCATTCTTTTTTCCCTTTTCATCGCCGTTTTCGGAATGCTGCTCTGGGGGCGGTTCCGCTATGACCTTGTAGCATTCACCGCCTTGATGATCGCGGTCACGCTGGGTGTGGTGCCCGTTGACAATGCCTTTGCCGGGTTCGGGCACCCGGCCACGATCATCGTGGCGTTGGTGCTGGTGGTTTCTGCCGGTCTGGTGCGCTCGGGTGCAGTGTTCATGATCACGCGCACACTGGTCGACGCATCGCGCGGATTGGGCGCGCATATCGCGCTAATGGGCGGCATCGGGGCGATCCTATCGGCCTTCATGAACAACGTCGCGGCGCTGGCGCTACTGATGCCAGTCGATATCCAGACCGCGCGCAAAGCGGGGCGCCCGGTCGGCCTTAGCCTGATGCCGCTCAGCTTTGCGACGATCCTGGGAGGGATGGCCACGCTGATTGGTACGCCGCCAAATATCATCATCGCCTCGATCAGGGCTGAAACACTGGGCGAACCGTTTCACATGTTCGATTTCGCACCGGTGGGCGGATTGGCTGCAATTGCGGGGCTGGCGTTCGTCGCGCTGATCGGCTGGCGCCTCATTCCCAATCGCGGCGCGCAGGAAGAACCCTCGGAAGTTTTGGCCGAATACATCGCCGAACTGACGATCCCGCCTGAATCGCCCCATATCGGGAAACGGGTCAGTGAGCTTTATGAGGCCGCCGAGAAATCTGACGTCGCTATCATCGGCCTGATCCGGGACGGAAAGCGACGCTATGGTCGATCAACCCACGCAACCCTGCATGAAGGCGATGCGCTTGTTCTGGAAGCACGCCCCGAAGCGCTGGATGAGTTCCGCGCCGCGCTCAATCTGGATTTCTCGGACGCCCGTCGGCAGGAGGTTTTGACTGCCGAAGGCGAAGGGCTGGAAGTGGTTGAAGTCGTTGTCCCCGAAAGCGCGCGCATCACTGGGCGAACTGCGCAGGCGTTAGGACTGGCCTGGCGACAGAGTACAGTCCTGATGGGCATTTCACGCCAAGGGCGCCGGATCACCAGTCAGGTTCGCAAAACCGAGGTCGAGCCCGGCGACATCTTATTGCTGCTGTGCCCGCGCGACCGAGCACCCGATGTCACCGAGTGGCTCGGCTGCCTGCCCCTGGCCGAGCGCGGCTTGAATGTAACCGCGAATGAGAAAGCCTGGCTTGCCATCGGCCTATTTGCGGCTGCCGTGTTGGCGGCCAGTATCGGGCTGATCTATCTGCCGATCGCACTGGGGTTCGTGGTCGTAGCCTATGTTCTGACTAAGATCATGCCGATTGCGGATATCTACAACCACATCGAATGGCCGGTGGTTGTATTGCTGGGGTCAATGATCCCACTGGGCAGCGCGCTTGAAACCTCGGGCGGAACCGAGTTGATCGCCAACGCCTTGATTCAGCTGACCAACGGCCTGCCCGCCTGGGCAATCCTGACCGTACTGATGGTCGTGACGATGACCCTGTCCGATGTGTTGAACAACACAGCCACCGCCATTGTCGCCGCCCCGGTTGGCATTCAGATGGCGCGCACGCTTCAGGTGTCGCCCGATCCGTTTCTGATGACGGTGGCCGTTGCGGCGTCTGCCGCGTTTCTGACGCCCATTGGGCACAAGAACAATACGCTGGTGCTTGGTCCCGGAGGATACCGCTTTGGCGATTACTGGCGCATGGGGTTGCCGCTGGAAATCCTGATCATCGCGGTCTCGATCCCCGCGATCCTTGTGTTCTGGCCGCTTTGA
- a CDS encoding glutamine amidotransferase, with amino-acid sequence MKRFLILQLRPETDASDAEYASILDKTGLRPAQTHRIRLDCEDLPEGLDVVDYAGVIVGGGPGCVSDDPTTKSALDAKIEGAIMRLMPQITAKDHPFMGCCYGLGILAVHLGGDVSKRQFGEPVGPSDCRLTEDGAQDPLTAGLKPKFEAFVGHKEAVQLLPDGCVHLVASDPCPFQMIRWGQNVYATQFHPEADAKDFEQRINIYKDHGYFPPEDAQSLIDMCHAADVTEPGEILRRFAQRYG; translated from the coding sequence ATGAAACGCTTTCTGATCCTGCAACTGCGCCCGGAAACCGATGCATCGGATGCCGAATATGCCTCGATACTGGACAAAACCGGGCTGCGCCCTGCGCAAACTCATCGCATCCGGCTGGATTGCGAAGACCTGCCCGAAGGGCTGGATGTCGTCGATTACGCTGGTGTCATCGTGGGTGGGGGTCCCGGCTGCGTCAGTGACGATCCGACCACCAAATCCGCGCTGGATGCAAAGATCGAAGGCGCGATCATGAGACTGATGCCCCAGATCACTGCGAAAGATCACCCGTTCATGGGCTGCTGCTATGGCTTGGGTATTCTCGCCGTACATTTGGGCGGAGATGTCAGCAAACGGCAATTTGGCGAACCGGTCGGACCGTCCGACTGCCGTCTGACAGAGGATGGCGCCCAAGACCCCTTGACCGCAGGCCTAAAGCCGAAATTCGAAGCGTTTGTGGGACATAAGGAAGCCGTACAGTTACTGCCGGATGGCTGCGTTCATCTGGTAGCGTCTGACCCCTGCCCGTTTCAGATGATCCGCTGGGGGCAGAATGTCTATGCCACCCAGTTCCACCCCGAAGCGGACGCCAAAGATTTTGAGCAGCGGATTAACATCTACAAGGACCACGGCTATTTTCCGCCGGAGGATGCGCAAAGCTTGATCGATATGTGCCATGCCGCAGACGTTACGGAGCCGGGTGAAATCCTGCGCCGGTTTGCTCAACGCTACGGGTGA
- a CDS encoding bile acid:sodium symporter family protein — translation MDLLINVGLPISLAIIMLSLGIGLEAADFRRVLARGYPFAIGAISQVVLIPLAAFATVTLFGLPAEIAVGVMLLSFCPGGVTSNILAKFAKGDVALSVSLTAVISLLSIVTVPILAAWSIDHFIGEAAPKVSISALATALFLITTLPVAIGVAIRHFARGFAIRVDGPLSTLASILFVLIVAAALAGNWQFFIQNLSSIGAALIALNVALLLIGLGLARIANLTWSEAKTISVETGIQNSAMGITLAALITGTTTGFSPLAVPAAVYGITMYVVVTPFILWFRSR, via the coding sequence TTGGACCTGCTTATCAACGTTGGCCTGCCCATTTCGCTGGCCATTATCATGTTGTCACTGGGGATCGGGCTAGAAGCCGCCGATTTCCGCCGGGTTTTGGCGCGGGGGTACCCCTTCGCCATTGGCGCCATCAGTCAAGTTGTGCTGATACCATTGGCTGCCTTCGCGACGGTCACTCTGTTCGGACTGCCCGCTGAAATCGCCGTGGGTGTCATGCTTTTAAGCTTTTGCCCCGGTGGGGTCACCAGCAACATCCTCGCAAAATTTGCCAAGGGTGATGTGGCGCTGTCGGTCAGCCTGACAGCGGTGATCAGCCTGCTGTCCATCGTGACCGTCCCCATTCTCGCCGCATGGTCCATAGATCATTTCATAGGCGAGGCCGCACCCAAAGTTTCGATCAGCGCATTAGCCACCGCGCTGTTCCTGATCACGACCCTTCCAGTCGCCATTGGCGTCGCCATACGTCACTTTGCAAGGGGGTTCGCCATTCGGGTCGACGGCCCGCTTTCGACGCTCGCATCGATACTGTTCGTGCTGATCGTCGCGGCGGCACTGGCCGGAAACTGGCAGTTCTTCATCCAAAACCTCAGCTCGATTGGGGCAGCTCTGATCGCGTTGAACGTTGCGCTGTTGCTGATCGGTCTGGGGCTGGCGCGCATCGCCAATCTGACATGGAGTGAGGCGAAAACGATCTCGGTCGAGACTGGCATTCAGAATTCGGCGATGGGAATTACGCTGGCAGCTTTGATCACCGGCACCACGACCGGCTTCAGCCCACTTGCCGTTCCTGCCGCCGTTTATGGTATCACGATGTATGTGGTCGTAACCCCCTTCATCCTTTGGTTCCGCAGCCGCTGA